A section of the Phaseolus vulgaris cultivar G19833 chromosome 8, P. vulgaris v2.0, whole genome shotgun sequence genome encodes:
- the LOC137825548 gene encoding G-type lectin S-receptor-like serine/threonine-protein kinase At1g11300, whose protein sequence is MAQTVDFKGTLSNLTVAIWFVVMDFRSRANNMFVVLFILCCCALDFGTATDTINSSQFIKDNETITSTGGNFTLGFFTPQNSTNRYVGIWWKSKFPVTWVANRNQPLSDSSGVVTISEDGNLVVLNGQNQVIWSTNVSTTSSNTSAQLLDSGKLVLTETTRGIILWDSFEHPSNTLLPGMKTSTNVRTGTKVEITSWKSPSNPSVGSFSSRVLRRINIIEVFIWNETRPYWRSGPWNGGIFTGISMSSFLYSFKAGDDEEGNTYFYYTVASPQQIFMYMLNSRGQYNQISWNDKKKEMEITWTSQESDCDVYGICGSFAICNAESSPICNCLKGFEPRKKEEWNRQNWTSGCVRSTPLQCERVRDQNVSAKEDGFSKLQMVKVPDFPEGIIVDTECRSQCLENCSCVAYSFDVGIGCMSWTGNLIDIQQMAEGGLDLYVRVADSDLEHDKGTNTAMITGITVSVVTVIIVTSAYVMWRTSNHPAKIWHSIKSARKRNIKAFQLLNKKGETPEHPSHQVIEELSQVKLQELLLFDFERLATATNNFHLSNKLGQGGFGPVYKGKLQDGQEIAVKRLSRTSGQGQEEFMNEVVVISKLQHRNLVRLFGCCIGGDEKMLIYEYLPNKSLDVLIFDPSKSKLLDWRKRCSIIEGIARGLLYLHRDSRLRIIHRDLKTSNILLDEELNPKISDFGMARIFGGSEDEANTNRIVGTYGYMSPEYAMQGLFSEKSDVFSFGVLALEIVSGRRNSSFHDDEHVLSLLGFAWIQWREGNISSLIDPEVYDPSHNKDILRFIHIALLCVQELAIDRPTMAAVISMLNSEVAFLPPPNQPAFILRHNLLNSVSSKGSHRFSSTNTVSITSISGR, encoded by the exons ATGGCACAAACCGTTGACTTCAAAGGGACACTGTCAAATCTTACAGTGGCCATTTGGTTCGTAGTAATGGATTTCAGAAGCCGTGCAAACAACATGTTCGTTGTTTTGTTCATACTGTGTTGTTGTGCTTTGGATTTTGGTACTGCCACAGACACCATCAACTCATCTCAGTTCATCAAGGACAATGAAACTATAACCTCCACTGGTGGCAACTTCACCTTGGGCTTCTTCACCCCTCAAAATTCTACCAATCGTTATGTGGGAATTTGGTGGAAAAGCAAATTCCCTGTCACATGGGTGGCTAACAGAAACCAACCACTGAGTGATTCTTCTGGTGTTGTCACCATATCTGAAGATGGGAATCTTGTGGTGTTGAATGGTCAGAATCAAGTGATTTGGTCAACAAATGTGTCAACGACATCATCCAATACAAGTGCCCAGCTTTTAGATTCTGGTAAGCTAGTCCTCACTGAAACCACAAGGGGAATCATCTTGTGGGATAGTTTTGAGCACCCTTCAAATACGTTATTGCCCGGTATGAAAACTTCAACCAATGTAAGAACAGGTACGAAAGTAGAAATTACATCATGGAAAAGCCCTTCTAATCCCTCCGTTGGGAGCTTTTCTTCCAGGGTTCTTCGACGCATAAATATAATTGAAGTGTTCATTTGGAATGAAACTCGACCATACTGGCGCAGTGGTCCATGGAATGGTGGGATCTTTACAGGGATATCCATGTCATCGTTTCTTTATTCTTTCAAAGCTGGGGATGATGAGGAAGGAAATACATATTTCTATTACACAGTAGCAAGTCCGcaacaaatttttatgtataTGTTGAATTCGCGAGGCCAATATAACCAAATATCGTGGAATGATAAGAAGAAGGAGATGGAAATTACATGGACTAGTCAAGAATCAGATTGTGATGTTTATGGAATATGTGGGTCATTCGCTATTTGTAATGCAGAAAGCTCACCAATATGCAATTGTTTGAAAGGGTTTGAGCCgaggaagaaagaagaatggaATAGACAAAACTGGACTAGTGGATGTGTTAGGAGCACACCTTTGCAGTGTGAAAGGGTCAGAGATCAAAACGTAAGTGCAAAGGAAGATGGCTTTTCGAAACTGCAAATGGTTAAAGTTCCCGATTTTCCAGAAGGGATTATTGTTGACACTGAATGCAGAAGCCAATGCTTGGAGAATTGCTCTTGTGTTGCTTATTCTTTTGATGTTGGAATCGGTTGCATGTCTTGGACTGGGAATCTTATAGACATACAACAAATGGCAGAGGGAGGACTTGATTTATATGTTCGTGTAGCTGACTCTGATCTTGAACATG ATAAAGGGACAAACACAGCAATGATCACTGGAATTACAGTGTCAGTAGTAACAGTCATCATAGTTACTTCTGCATATGTCATGTGGAGGACTTCTAATCACCCAG CCAAAATATGGCATTCAATCAAATCAGCAAGAAAAAGGAACATCAAAGCTTTTCAATTATTGAACAAAAAAGGTGAAACACCAGAACATCCAAGCCACCAAGTAATAGAAGAACTGTCACAAGTTAAACTCCAGGAGCTGTTACTATTTGATTTTGAAAGGCTTGCAACAGCCACAAACAACTTCCACCTGTCCAACAAACTTGGGCAGGGTGGTTTTGGACCTGTGTACAAG GGGAAACTGCAAGATGGACAGGAAATAGCAGTTAAAAGACTTTCTAGAACATCTGGGCAAGGTCAAGAAGAATTCATGAACGAAGTAGTGGTCATTTCCAAGCTTCAACACCGTAATCTTGTAAGACTTTTTGGCTGTTGTATTGGAGGTGACGAAAAGATGTTGATATATGAGTACTTGCCAAATAAAAGCTTGGATGTGTTAATCTTTG ATCCATCAAAAAGTAAACTCCTAGATTGGAGGAAGCGCTGTAGCATAATAGAAGGAATAGCTCGAGGATTGCTTTATCTTCACAGGGATTCCAGACTAAGAATCATACACAGAGATTTGAAGACAAGTAATATATTGCTTGATGAAGAACTAAATCCAAAAATATCAGACTTTGGTATGGCAAGAATATTTGGAGGGAGTGAAGATGAGGCCAACACTAACAGAATTGTTGGAACATA TGGCTATATGTCCCCCGAATATGCAATGCAAGGACTATTTTCAGAGAAATCAGATGTCTTTAGCTTTGGTGTTTTGGCACTAGAGATTGTAAGTGGAAGAAGAAATTCAAGCTTTCATGATGATGAGCATGTTCTTAGCCTCTTGGGATTT gCCTGGATACAGTGGAGGGAAGGAAATATATCTTCTTTAATAGATCCAGAAGTGTATGATCCTAGTCataataaagatattttaaGGTTCATTCACATAGCACTTCTATGTGTGCAAGAACTTGCTATAGACCGACCCACCATGGCTGCAGTAATTTCTATGCTTAACAGTGAGGTTGCATTTCTTCCACCTCCAAATCAACCTGCATTCATCCTGAGGCATAATTTGCTGAATTCAGTGTCATCTAAAGGAAGTCATAGATTTTCTTCCACCAATACTGTTAGCATTACAAGTATCAGTGGAAGATAG